The Candidatus Hydrogenisulfobacillus filiaventi sequence TCGAGCCCCCGCACCAGCTGGGGATCCCGCCGCACCCGCCGCCCGGCGCCCTCCAGCAGGCCGGTCAGGCGCTCAAAGTGGACACGGCAGTCGCTGCACCAGTAGTCGGCGATGTCGGGGGCCTCGGCCTTCAGGTCGACATCCACCTTGCAGTCCAGCAGCCGCAAGGGGTTGGTGTCCAGCCGTTCCCGGCAGTCATGGCACAGGGCCGCCGCCCGGCTGCGGTAGAAGGCGGTGAGGGCCTCGCGGTAACGGGGCCGGCACACGGGGCAACCCAGGGAATTCACGCGCACCACCGGATCGGTCAGGCCCAGGGCCTCCACCAGGTCGGTAGCCAGCAGGATGACCTCCGCGTCCGCCTCCGGCCGCTCGGATCCGTACAACTCCGCCCCGAACTGGGTGTGCTGGCGGAAGCGGCCGGCCTCCGGCCGTTCGCGCCGGAACATGGGGGCCCAGTAGAACAGCTTGACTGGCTGCGGGCCGTTGGCCAGGCCATGTTCCACATACAGGCGCGCCACGGCGGCCGTTCCCTCCGGCCGCAGGGTAAGGTCGATGCCGCCGGCATCCACGAACCGGTAGCGCTCATGCTGCACGATATCAGTGGTCTCGCCCACCCGGGCGAACACCCCGCTCTGCTCGAACACCGGGGTCTCGATGTAGCGGAAGCCGTAACGCCAGGCCCGCTCAAAGGCCAGCCGCCGCATGGCCTCAATCCGCTCCCCCTGCGGGGGGAGCACGTCAAACGTCCCGCGCGGCCGCTGTAGGTCCACCCTCATGATGGCCGGCCCTCCTCCCCGCTTCCCGACGGCCACAGACCGGCCGCCTTCAACCGGGCCTCCAGGGCCGCGGCTGCCTCCTCCCAACCTTCCCCCTCCCCCGGGAACAGGGGCCGCCGGGGCAGGCCGTAGTAGGCGCTCAGAAAATCGCACACATTCTCCACCCAGTCGAGGTCGGCCCCGGCCTCCGCCAGCCAGGCCGCCACCGGGTGGGCCGCTTCCTCCCCCTCCAACCAGGCCAGGAAACGGGCCAGCTTCCGGCCGTCGGGCTCGGGCAGGCGTTCGGCAGCGAACAGCTTGGCCATCACCCGCTCATCGGCCGTGCTCATGCCCCCGTCTCCTCCCACCAGCGGTTGCCGGGCGGATACTTCCCCTGCTCGAGGGCCACCGCCAGCCGTGCCCGGGCCGGTGCCCCCTGCCGCTCCCAGAGCGCGGCCCGCAAGGCCGTCTCCTCCTGCCCGGGCGCCAGCCGGCTCTGCAGGAAGCGCATGAATGCCTCCGAGCGGCCGCCCAGGAACTGGTACTGCAGGAAGGCCAGACTGTCGCGGTCCGCGCGGGTGAGCAGCCAATCCAGACAGTCGTCCAGGCTCAGGCGGAATTTCTGACCGTCCCAGCTGGCGCGATGCAGGTACCAGGCCAGCAGGATCTTCTCATACACGGGCCGGAAGCCCTCGGCTTCGGCATTCATGCCTGCATCCTCCCCGGCGGCCGGGGCCACCGCCATAGAAAAATCCCCGCCGGATGGCGGGGGGAAAAAATGGGGTGAATGAGGGGACTCGAACCCCCGACCCCCAGGGCCACAACCTGGTGCTCTAACCAACTGAGCTACATCCACCGCATATCTGGTGTCCCCGGCAGGAATCGAACCTGCGACGCCGGGATTAGAAGTCCCGCGCTCTATCCGCTGAGCTACGGGGACGCTTGCATGGTCGGGGCGGAGGGATTTGAACCCCCGACCCCTTGCTCCCAAAGCAAGTGCGCTACCAAGCTGCGCCACGCCCCGCAGGCAGCATGGTACCACGCCGCATCGCCTCCGTCAACCGCAGCCGGGCGGCCGCCGCCCGGCGCGGCGCGGGAGCCACACCTCCACCGTCGTGCCCTGGCCCTCCCGGCTCCGGATGCGCCAGCGGCCCCGGTGGGCATGGACAATCCAGTCCGCAATGGCCAGGCCCAGGCCGCTGCCGCTCACCTCTCCCCGTCCGCGACCCCGGTAGAACCGGCGACGCACCAGGGGCAGTTCCGCCGCCGGAATGCCCCGCCCGCCATCCGCCACCTCCAGCAGAACCTGGTTGCGCTCCGCAGCCACCCGCAGCGCCACCCAGCCTCCGGGCCGGTTGTACTTGACCGCATTATCCACCAGGATGTACACCAGCTGCCGGAGGCGCCGGGCGTCACCGCACACCTCCACCGGCGGCCCGCAGCCCCCGGCCTCCAAGCGGAGGTCCCGGCACGCCGGAAGGGTCTCCATGGCCGCCAGCACCTCTACCGCCAAGGCCGCCAGGTCCACCGGTCCCTGCTGAAGGGGGGTCGCCCCCGACTCCGCCCGCGCCAGGGTGGCCAGGTCCCCGACAAAGGTACCCAGGTAATCCACCTCCACCAGGGCCTCCCCAATCCCGGCCCGCACCGCCGCCGGGTCGGGATCCTCCCGGGCTAGCTCCAGGGTCGCGCGCAGCACTGCCAGGGGGGTGCGCAGCTCGTGGGAGGCATCCTGAACGAACCGGCGTTGGGCCTCCATCGCCGAGCGGATGGGTCCCACCGCCCGCCCGGCCACCAGGAAAGCCAACGGGACGGCAACCACCAGGCTACCCGACAGGATGGCCACGTCCGCCCGCACCGCCGCCTGCAAGGCCTGCCGGGTGCGGGTCAGGCTGTAGGCCGACTGCAGGCTGCCGGCCAAGCGGCTGTGATCATAGACCGGATCGGTCCCGATGAGAAGCGGCGTCCCCTGCCAGACACAGGTGGTCCACACCGCCCGGCCTGCCTCCCGGGCGGCCCGGATCTGCCCCTGTAACGGCAGTAAGGTCCGCAAGGACCGTCCCGTTCCCAGCAGATGGTTGTCCCGTTTAAGGAGCCGCCCCTGGGCATCCCAGACCCAGGTGGCCACCAGCTCCGCCCTGCGGTCCACTCCGGCCTCCACCGCCCGGCCCGCTTCCAGGCGCAACACCTCCGGCCGTTTGCCGGACCATTCCTCCTCCACCACTTGGCGGTCGAGACGGTAGAGGTCCTGGTACACAGCTGCGTAGGCGGCCCCCATGATGAGCACCTCCAGCACCAGGAAGGCCAGCAGGGTCCAGGCGGCCAGCCGCCAGCGGGCGGTGGTGAGCAGCCGGTGCTCAACCGGCAGTTCCGTTCTCATGGGTCAATCTTATAACCGAACCCGCGGACCGTACGGATAAGGGGCGACGCCCCGGCATCCAGCTTGTGGCGCAGGCGCGCGATCACCGCCTCCACCACATTGGCGGACGGCTCCCGGTCCGCCCCCCAGACCCGGTCCAGGATGCGGTCCCGCGAAAACACCTGGCCGGGCCGGGAGGCCAGGAGTTCCAGCACCGCAAACTCCTTGGGGGTGAGAGCCAGGACCCGACCGCCCCGCACCGCGGTGCGCCGCGTCAGGTTGAGAACCAGATCCCCGGCCCGGATCTCATCCTCCCCCCGGTAGACCGGCGGCCGGCGGCTCAGGGCCGCCAGGCGCGCAATCAGCTCCCCGAAGGCGAAGGGCTTAACCAGGTAATCATCGGCCCCGGCCTCCAGGCCGGCAATCCGGTCATCCACCGAATCGCGGGCGGTCAACACCAGCACCGGCAGCGCCCGGCCCTGGCGCCGCAGCTGCCGGCAGAGGTCCAGGCCGTCCCCGTCCGGCAGCAGGCGGTCCAGTACCATGCCGTCATACTCGCTGGCGGCCAGGAAGTCCAGGGCCTCCCCGACCGTCGCCGCCAGGTCGCAGGGATGGCCGGCTGCCGCCAGGCCCTTGCGCAGGAGGGCGGCCAGCCGGCCCTCATCCTCCACCACCAGCAGCTTCATGGGCCTCCCTCCCCGTCTGCAGCCTAGCAGGCGGGGATGATAACCGCATGATAAACAGCCCGATCCCGTTGTCATCCTCCGGTCATGGCACCGTCAGGCGGCTGTCATCCGGCAGGTGCATAATCGCCCTACCGGCTGGCAGAGAGGACGCCGGCCGCGCGGAACCAGGAAGGAGGAAGCCCGCATGCCCCTTTGGCAGGCCCTGGCGCTCGTCGCAGGCTTCAGCGGATTGATGACCGCAATCTGGCTGCTGCTCCCGGATAGCCCGGCCGCCGCTCCGCCGGCCCACCCCGCCCCGGGTCACCGCCGTCTGCCGGACGGGTGGCACGTGCTGCCCGGCGGCCGGCAGCCGCCGCCGTCCGCCCTCTCTTCCCATAGTTAGCCGGACGCCGGCAGGCGGGGCCCGCTCAGCGGGCCCGCGAACGCCACCACAGGGCCGCGCTGACCGCCAGGAAGAGGGTAAGACCGGCGACCAGCCGGTGCCCGCCGGCGGCCAGCAGGCCCGCCAGCCCCAGGGCCACCACCGCCAGACCCGCCAGCCAGGCGTCGTCGACGAACAAGCCCCAGATTTCCCGCAGCCAGTGCTTCATGCCGGTTCCCGCTCCGGCCCACGGCGGGTCAGGGAGCTGATGATGCGCCAGCTCACCGCCAGGTAGCCCCCGATCAGGAGCAGGATGGCCAGGTCATGGCCCGGCCAGCGGATCCCGAGGCTGCTGCCCGCCCAATAACTGCCAAAGCTGGTCAGCATAATGCCCACTACGAACTTCATCACGTTCTCCGGCACCCGGGCCAGGGGGGCCCGCAAGGCCAGACCCAGCGCCCCCACCGCCAGGAGGCCAGCCAGCGCTCCCGCCACCGCGCTGGCGTAGGCCGCCCCGGCCGAACCCATGGTGAGGACAATCACCGCCACCTCCAACCCTTCCACCAGTACCCCGTTGAAAGCGGTGGCCTGCCCTTCCCGCCGGGCCCGGCCGCGCAGGCGCTCCACGGCCCCCGCATAGGCCCGGGCTTCGTCATGCACCGCCCGCAGCCCGGCGAAGCGCTGGATGGCCTTGCGCAACCACTTGGTCCCCATCAGGAGCAAGAGGCCGCCCACCACCCCCCGCAGGAGGTTCAGGGGCACCACCCGCACCAGGCCCGCCCCCAGGACCGCCACCACCACCGCCAGCACCGCCACTGCCGCCAGGGATCCGCGCAAGGCGGGGCGGGGCCCGAAAACCGCCGCGACCGCCAGCACGATGGTAAGGGCCTCCACGAACTCCACCGAGGAAGCCAGCGCGGTGGCCACGGCCACTGACCAGTGCATCGGGCGCCTCCTTCCCTACTCCGGTCGTCCGGCGGCCTCCCAGGCGGCGAGCAGGGCCCGCAGAGCCTGCCCGCGATGGCCGACGGCATCCTTTTCGGCCGGGTCCATTTCCGCCAGGGACGTCCGCCCATCCAGGCTGAAGATGGGGTCCACCCCGAATCCGCCCTGCCCCCGGGGCCAGCCCAGGATGACCCCGCGCAGGGTGCCTTCGCCCGCCAGTTCGCGCCCGTCCGGCCAGGCCAGCACCACCGCCGCCCGCAGCGCGGCCCCCCGGGCCGGGCGGGGTACCTCCATCAGCGCCAGCAGCACCTCGCGGGTGTTGTGCCAGGGATCCTCCCCCGCCCAGCGGGCGGAATAGATGCCGGGCCGGCCGTCCAAGGCGTCCAGCTCAATCCCGGAGTCATCGGCCAGGGCCGGGCGCCTCAGTCGGCGGGCCACCGCGTGCGCCTTAGCCCGGGCGTTTTCCAGGTAGGTGCTGCCGTTTTCCTCCGCCACCGGCTCCCCGGCCGCGAACAGCGGTTCCACCCGGATACCGGTGCCGGCCAACAGGCGGCTGAATTCCCGAGCCTTACCGGGATTGCGGCTGGCCAGGACCCAGGACGGCGGCAAGCCCCTCCACCTCCCCGGCCGCGGCCCGGGTGCGGGCCATAACCCGCTCGATCCCGTGCTCGCCGGCGTCCAGCAAGGCCAGGAGCGCAGCCCGGTCAATGCCCTCCCGCTCGCCGGTGCCCTGAATCTCAACGATGCGTCCGCCCGCCGTCATCACCAGGTTGAGGTCGACGGCGATGCGGCTGTCCTCTTCATAGTCCAGGTCCAACAGGGGGCCCTCCGGGCCCCAGCCGATGCTGATGGCCCCCAGCCAGTCCCGCAGGGGCGGTGCGGCGAAGGGCTGCTGGGCGTGGACCCGGGCCAGGGCCTGGGCGGTGGCGACCACCGCCGCGTTGACCGCACACGTGCGGGTGCCCCCATCTGCCTGCAGCACATCGCAGTCGAGCAACACCGTGCGCTCGCCTAATGCCACCAGGTCCACCATCCCCCGCAGGCTACGCCCGATGAGGCGCTGGATCTCCACGGTGCGCCCGCCCTGGCGGCCGCGCTGGGCCTCCCGGGGGGTACGATCCGCGGTCGCCCGCGGCAACATGCCATACTCGGCGGTTACCCACCCCTGGCCGGTGCCGCGCAGGAAGGGCGGCACCCGCGACTCCACGGTGGCGGTCACCAGCACCTTGGTGTCCCCCATTGCCATCAGGCAGGATCCCTCCGCCCAGCGGTTCCATCCCACCTCGATGGTGATGGGCCGCAGTTCCAGGGGTCCCCGACCATCCCGCCTCGTAGGCCTCGACCTCCCGCTCCTCCGCCGGCACCGCTGCAAGCACGAAAAATCCTCGCCGCCAAGCGCGAGGATAAAACTGGTGGAGGCGGGGACGTGCTGCCCGTCCCGTCCGAAGATACGTCACACCGGACCTCTACGAGCGTAGCCCCGCGTTTGTCGTCATTCCCGCCGGCCGCACGGGGCGCGGCGGCGGGAACCCAGCCCTCGTTTCCCGCGGCGGCCGGGCACCCCGCCGCGGTAGCCTGCCGCTTTTACGTTAGCCGGTGCCGGGCAGGCGCCGCGCCGGTAACGTTAGCTGGTTAAGCAGCTAAAGCGAGTTCTTCGGACTCGTTGGCACTTGTAGCGTTCCCGCGGATTAACGAGGGACGGGTCCTCGGCTCGCTATCCGGCGCACCGCCATCCCCGTCGAATCTAGTTCGCCCCCGGGTTAGCGTCGCGCCCTCATGGCCTGCTCCATCCGCCGCTGGGCCTCACGCCGCGCAATCGACTCCCGCTTGTCGTAGGTCTTCTTGCCCCGCGCCAGCGCCAGCGCCACCTTGGCCCGCCCGTGGCGGTCGAAGTAGAGCCGGAGCGGCACCAGCGTGTAGCCGGGATTGCGCACCTTTTCGGCCAGGCGCCGGATTTCGTCCTTGTGCAGCAGCAGCTTGCGAACCCGGTAGGGATCGTGATTCCACCGGTTGCCCTGCTCATAAGGCGCCACATGACAATTGTACAAAAAGACCTCGCCGTTTTCCACCCGCGCATGACTGTCGCGCAGGTTCACCCGTCCCAGGCGGATGGATTTGACCTCGGTGCCGGTGAGGACCATGCCGGCCTCCAGCACCTCTTCGATGAAATAGTCATGGTGCGCCTTGCGGTTCTCCACCACCGGCGTCTCCGTGCGGGCCACGGCTGCCGCTCCCCTCCCGGGGTCCCCCAGCCTCCCCGTTTCCGCGCGTAGTCTACCGCGCCCCTCCCCGGCCGTCAACCGGAGGGCATATGCGGCGCAGCCGCCGTGTATGGTCCAATGAGGAGGTGAACCGCCGTGCGTTGGGTCATCTGGCACGTCCGCATCGAACGGCCTCCCGAGCCACCGCTGGTCTTCCCGGCCTGGACGGAGCCCGGCACGGCCGATCCGGGCATTGCCCCGGCCCCGGAGCCGGGACCCGCCGCCCCCGCCGTCCCCGGATGGCTGGAACGGCTCCGTCGCCTGATCAATCCGCCGCCGCCCTAACCCAGGAACCGCGGGGGACGATGGGGGCGGCCCTGGGAGGGACGCTCGTCTCCCGCCTCCCGCGTGTGCCGTACCTCCACGTCCACGCTGCCGGGGCGGGGCAGGTCGATAAACAGCCCCCGCCCGTGCAGGATGGCCACCTGCTCCCATTCCCCCTGGCGCAGCCGCAGGGCCCACACCTCCGGCTCCGGCAACACCGCCAGGCGGCGCCCGCGCTGCCCGATCCACAGGTTTCCCTCCGCCGGCCGCCGCCAGTGCGCGGGCCGGGGCGTCCACAGAAAGCGGAATCCGTACAACCAGACCGGAGGTCCGCCCCAGCGGCTGAAGGCGATCATGTCCCGCCCCTGCCGCAGCACCAGCCGCCAGCGGTAGGGCCGGCTCCCGAACGGCCCCAGCGCCCATCTCCCCAGCCAGACCGGCCCCCGCATCGGCCCACCCCCTCCGTCCGATGTTTTACCCCTTTATAACGCCAGCCGCGGCCGGGGGGTTGCGGGACATACTACGGGCAAGGAGGTGAGCTATGAACCTGCCGCCGGAACTCTGGCAGACGTCACTGCCGCTGGCCCTGGGCACCGCCTTCGTGCTGGGCCTGCTGCACGGCATCACCCCCGACGAGCACACCTGGCCCATCACCTTCAGCTACGCCATCGGCGCGTATTCCACCCGGCGGGGACTGGCGGCCGGGCTGTGGTTCTCGGCCGCCTTCACCCTGCAGCGGGCGCTGGCCTCCGAACTGGCCTACCTGGCTCTGGCCCCCTGGCTGCGCAACCCGGTGGTCGACGCGGTGGTCTACCTGCTGGTGGGGGCGGCCATGTGGGCGGCCGGCCTCTATGTGCGGCGGGAGGGACAGGTCTGGCACCTGCACCTCGGGCCCTCCCAGGAGCACCGGCTGGCAGCCCGGGCGCCGGGGGCCTTCCGGCTCTCGCCCCGCTGGGCGGTGGTGCACGGCTTCCTGGCGGGCTGGGGGTTCGGCGCCTACGCGCTGGTCATCTACACCGTGCTGGCACCGGCCATGAAAAGCCCCTGGCTGGGATGGCTGCCCGGCGCCCTCTTTGGCCTGGGCACCATGGCAGTGCAGGCGGTGGCCGGGGCGCTCTTCGGTTACTGGATGGCCCGGCGGCGGCTGCCGGAGGAGGCCATCCGCCGGGTAGCCCAGGGAACCGCCGGCAGTACCCTCTACTGGGGCGGCCTGGCCTTCGCCCTGGCGGGGGCGGTGAGCCTGCTCTTCCCGGCCGTACGGGGATGGGCGGTGGTAACGCCGGTTGCCATCCCCAACCTGCATCACCTGGGACTGGGCTTCGCGCTGGTCATCGTCACGGTGGTGGGGGTGGGCCTGGGCTCACTGGCCCGCAACCTGGCCCGGGTGGGGCGGGACCGGCCGGAGGCCTGGGCCCGCGGCGGCCCTTAGGCCCGGGCCGCCGTGCGCCGCCGGCGGCGGCCGGCGGGGGTGACCGGCACCGCCGCCAGGGCCCCCTCGGCCGGGACGAAATTGATCCGGTGCAGGGTGATGTCCACCGAGGCCACCCGCACCCGCAGGCGCTCCCCCAGCCGCACCACCCGTCCGGAGCGGGCGCCGGTCAAGGTGTGATGGACGGGGTCGAAGCGCCAATGGTCGCCGGACAGGTCCTCGAGGCGGATGAGACCCTCGACCAGGTTGTCCAGCTCGACGAACACCCCGAACCCGGTCACGCCCGAGACCACGCCTTCATACTCCTGCCCGACCTTCTCCTGCATATACAGGGCCTGCTTGGCCTCCACCGAATCCCGTTCCGCCTCCATGGCCTCCCGCTCACGCTGGGAACTTAAGGTGCCCACCTCCTCCACCCGCGCCTCCCAGCGGGTGAGGGTGTCGGGGGCGATCGCCCCCTCCAGCGCCCGCGTGAGCACCCGGTGCACCCACAAGTCGGGGTAGCGCCGGATGGGGGAGGTGAAATGGGTGTAGGCGCGCGAGGCCAGCCCGAAGTGGCCCAGGTTAGCAGGGGCATAGTGGGCCTGCCGCATGGTACGCAGCATGACGGTCTGGATCACGCGCTCCTCGGGTTTGCCCGCGACTTCGGCCAGCAGCCCCTGCAAGGCTTTGGGGGTGACCGGTCGCGGCAGCCGGTAGCCGAAGCTGCCCAGCAGCAGCCGGAACTCCTCCAGCTTCTCCTCCGCCGGCGGCTCGTGCACCCGGAACAGGCCCGGCAGCTTGCGGCGCAAGAGCTCGCGCGCCACCGCCTCGTTGGCCAGGATCATGAACTCCTCGATCAGCATCTGGGCCTCGCCGCGCTCGCGGACGGTGAGCTCCGCGGGGTAGCCGCGGGGATCCAGCAGGATCTTGGGCTCCGGCAGGTCGAAGTCCAGCGCCCCCCGCTTGAGCCGTTTGGCGCGCAGGATGTCCTTGACCGCCATCGCCTGGCGGAGCCAGGGCAGGATGGGGCCCAGTTCACCGGGATCCTCGCCGGCCAGGACCCGGTTGACCGCCTCGTAGGTGAGCCGGTGCTTGCTCACGATGAAGGACCGGCGGAAGCGGGTCCGCTGCACCACCCCGCGCGCGTCCAGGTCAATGAAGGCGGAGACGGTCAGACGGGGCACGCCGGGATTGAGGCTGGCCAGCCCGTTGGAGAGGGCGGGCGGGAGCATGGGAATAACGCGGTCCACCAGGTAGACGCTGGTGCCCCGCGCCAGGGCCTCCTCGTCCAGCGCCGACCCCTCGCGCACATAGTGACTGACGTCGGCGATGTGGACCCCCACCCGCCAGCCGTCCTTCAGCGGTTCCAGGGAGATGGCGTCATCCAGGTCCTTGGCGTCCGCCCCGTCGATGGTGACCACGAACAGGTCGCTCAGGTCGAGCCGGCCCGGCTCGTGCAGGGCGGCCTCGTCCACCACCCGCGCCAGGCGGCCGGCCTCGGCCATCACCGCACCCGGAAAGGCGCGGGTCAGGTGGCGTTGGGCCATGATGACCCGGACATCCAGGTCGGGCTGCCCGGCCCGGCCCACCAGGCGCACGATCTCCCCCCGGGCGATCTGGGCACCGGTGGCCCATTCCCGGATACGGGCCACCACGATGTCCCCTTCGCGCGGCGGGCGGGCCTGACCCGCCTGAGCGGCAGGCGGGGCCGCCACCGCCACCGGGTTCTGCCGCGGGTCCGCCGGGGTCACCCGCCAACCGGCCCCGGCCCGTTCCAGGCGGCCCACCACCTCGGTCACGGTCCGCTCCACGACTTCCATTACCCGGCCTTCGGGGCCGGGCCCTTCGGCGTCGGGCCGCACCCAGACGCGCACCACATCATCGTGGTTGCCGCCGCCCAGCGCCCGCGCCGGGATAAAGATGTCCCCCCCGGCCGCTGCGTTGCCCCCCGCGCCCTCCGGGGCCGGGTTGGGGGTAACAAAGCCGAAGCCGCGCGGATTAAGCCGCAGCCGCCCCTCCACCACCTCCACCCGGAGGCGGCCCTCGGCGTCGGACCGGATCCACCCCCGCCGGCGCAGCCCTTCCAGGGTGGGGCGCAGCTGCGTCCGCTGGGCCGGGGTCAGCCGCCGGCCCAGCTCCCGCCAGACCTGGCGCTCCTCCACCGGCCCGGATTCCTCCAGGTATTCGAAGACGGCCGCGTCCAGGCCCACCCCCGGGCCCGCCGGCCGCCGCCGGGCGGGTTTGTCCCCCCCGGCCTCCTCCCGCTTCCGCCCGTTGCGTCTGCCCCCCGGCGCGCGGGTTTCCCGCGCGCCGGCCGGGCGCTGCGACGCCGGGCGGCGCTTGCGGTGCTTCTGCGTGGTCGAATCCCTCCTTCATCCCTTCCGGGTCCTGATAACCTCTCCTACCGCCATTGTGTCCCCGGCCGCCGGCTCAAGACAACGAAAAAAACCTCTGGGCGGCCCAGAGGTCGCAACGCCGCGTCCCGCCCCTACCGCCAGTAATGGGCAATGGCCAGGGTGAGGACCACGAACACGGCCACCAGCACCAGCGAGACCCGCTCCAGGAACTCGTCGACGCCCTTCTTCTTGCCGTACGTCTGCAGGTTGCCGCTGGACCCGGACAGGCCCATGCTGAACCCGCTCTGCAACAGGATGCTGGCCATGAGCCCGAAGGCCGCCAGCACGTCCAGCACGAACAGTACCGCCACGCGCGTCATCCTTTACCGTGTTGTCCCGGCCGGTGTCGGTTTCCATTGTACCGCAGGCCGGGGCCGGCCGCCAGCCTGTCCCCGGGCCGGCCCCGGAGCGGGAGCGGGCCTCAGGACGGGACCCGGTCGAGGGCAATCTCCTCCAGCGACTTGCGGGCCGTCTCCCGGCCCAGAACCGCCACCGTCACCGTGGCCACCAGCAGCACCGCCACGAACACCGCGAACACCGCCGGCAGGGACCAGCGCAACAGGCCCAGCATCCAGCCCACCGCTGCCGGCCCCAGGATTCCGCCCAGCCGCCCGACCGCCATGGCCCAGCCGGATCCGGTGGCCCGCACGGCTGTGGGGTATTGCTCGGTGGTGTAGGCGTAGGTCACGCCCCAGGCCCCCAGGTTAAAGAAGCCCAGGAGGATGCCGCTGCTCAGCACCGCCGCCGGGGTGCGGGCGAAGGCAAAGAACGCCGCCATCACGGCCGAGGCCAGCATGTAGACCACCAGCACCGGGCGCCGGCCCCAGCGGTCCACCAGCAGACCCGCGGACAGGTAGCCGGGCAGCTGGGCCACCGTCACCGCCAGGGTATAGGCGAAACTGGTGACCAGCGGCAGGCCTTCGCGCACCAGTACCGTGGGCAGCCACAGGAACATGCCGTAATAGGCGAAGTTCATGCCGAACCACAACACCCACAGCATGATGGTGGTGGCGCGATGCCCGGCCGCGAACAGCTCCCCCGGGCGCGCCCCGTGCCGCACCACCCGCTCGGCCGGCATCCCGCCGGAGGCGCGGCCCGCCGCCGCCGCCGCGGCCGCCCGGGCCGCCTCCTGGGCGCCCCACCGTTCCAGGTAGCGGGGCG is a genomic window containing:
- the hisS gene encoding Histidine--tRNA ligase, with translation MRVDLQRPRGTFDVLPPQGERIEAMRRLAFERAWRYGFRYIETPVFEQSGVFARVGETTDIVQHERYRFVDAGGIDLTLRPEGTAAVARLYVEHGLANGPQPVKLFYWAPMFRRERPEAGRFRQHTQFGAELYGSERPEADAEVILLATDLVEALGLTDPVVRVNSLGCPVCRPRYREALTAFYRSRAAALCHDCRERLDTNPLRLLDCKVDVDLKAEAPDIADYWCSDCRVHFERLTGLLEGAGRRVRRDPQLVRGLDYYTRTVFEVGHPSLGEGVALFGGGRYDGLTAGFDGPPVPAVGFGMGVERILSAVPDFAAPPIPAVYVAALDELRDEAFRWARTLRQAGVAAEVDLMGRSLKAQMKEAARRAGWVLILGAREWEAGQVTLRNLADGTQEVLELEGALDAVRARVGL
- a CDS encoding conserved protein of unknown function (Evidence 4 : Unknown function but conserved in other organisms), whose product is MSTADERVMAKLFAAERLPEPDGRKLARFLAWLEGEEAAHPVAAWLAEAGADLDWVENVCDFLSAYYGLPRRPLFPGEGEGWEEAAAALEARLKAAGLWPSGSGEEGRPS
- a CDS encoding conserved protein of unknown function (Evidence 4 : Unknown function but conserved in other organisms): MNAEAEGFRPVYEKILLAWYLHRASWDGQKFRLSLDDCLDWLLTRADRDSLAFLQYQFLGGRSEAFMRFLQSRLAPGQEETALRAALWERQGAPARARLAVALEQGKYPPGNRWWEETGA
- a CDS encoding putative Histidine kinase domain-containing protein (Evidence 3 : Putative function from multiple computational evidences), with protein sequence MRTELPVEHRLLTTARWRLAAWTLLAFLVLEVLIMGAAYAAVYQDLYRLDRQVVEEEWSGKRPEVLRLEAGRAVEAGVDRRAELVATWVWDAQGRLLKRDNHLLGTGRSLRTLLPLQGQIRAAREAGRAVWTTCVWQGTPLLIGTDPVYDHSRLAGSLQSAYSLTRTRQALQAAVRADVAILSGSLVVAVPLAFLVAGRAVGPIRSAMEAQRRFVQDASHELRTPLAVLRATLELAREDPDPAAVRAGIGEALVEVDYLGTFVGDLATLARAESGATPLQQGPVDLAALAVEVLAAMETLPACRDLRLEAGGCGPPVEVCGDARRLRQLVYILVDNAVKYNRPGGWVALRVAAERNQVLLEVADGGRGIPAAELPLVRRRFYRGRGRGEVSGSGLGLAIADWIVHAHRGRWRIRSREGQGTTVEVWLPRRAGRRPPGCG
- the mprA gene encoding Response regulator MprA, whose amino-acid sequence is MKLLVVEDEGRLAALLRKGLAAAGHPCDLAATVGEALDFLAASEYDGMVLDRLLPDGDGLDLCRQLRRQGRALPVLVLTARDSVDDRIAGLEAGADDYLVKPFAFGELIARLAALSRRPPVYRGEDEIRAGDLVLNLTRRTAVRGGRVLALTPKEFAVLELLASRPGQVFSRDRILDRVWGADREPSANVVEAVIARLRHKLDAGASPLIRTVRGFGYKIDP
- a CDS encoding exported protein of unknown function (Evidence 5 : Unknown function); this encodes MPLWQALALVAGFSGLMTAIWLLLPDSPAAAPPAHPAPGHRRLPDGWHVLPGGRQPPPSALSSHS
- a CDS encoding conserved protein of unknown function (Evidence 4 : Unknown function but conserved in other organisms), whose product is MKHWLREIWGLFVDDAWLAGLAVVALGLAGLLAAGGHRLVAGLTLFLAVSAALWWRSRAR
- a CDS encoding conserved membrane protein of unknown function (Evidence 4 : Unknown function but conserved in other organisms) is translated as MHWSVAVATALASSVEFVEALTIVLAVAAVFGPRPALRGSLAAVAVLAVVVAVLGAGLVRVVPLNLLRGVVGGLLLLMGTKWLRKAIQRFAGLRAVHDEARAYAGAVERLRGRARREGQATAFNGVLVEGLEVAVIVLTMGSAGAAYASAVAGALAGLLAVGALGLALRAPLARVPENVMKFVVGIMLTSFGSYWAGSSLGIRWPGHDLAILLLIGGYLAVSWRIISSLTRRGPEREPA
- the rdgB gene encoding deoxyinosine/deoxyxanthosine triphosphate pyrophosphatase, promiscuous (subunit A) (Evidence 2a : Function from experimental evidences in other organisms; PubMedId : 16322510, 17090528, 17976651, 18689515, 19943897; Product type e : enzyme), whose amino-acid sequence is MPPSWVLASRNPGKAREFSRLLAGTGIRVEPLFAAGEPVAEENGSTYLENARAKAHAVARRLRRPALADDSGIELDALDGRPGIYSARWAGEDPWHNTREVLLALMEVPRPARGAALRAAVVLAWPDGRELAGEGTLRGVILGWPRGQGGFGVDPIFSLDGRTSLAEMDPAEKDAVGHRGQALRALLAAWEAAGRPE
- the rph gene encoding ribonuclease PH (Evidence 2a : Function from experimental evidences in other organisms; PubMedId : 1624460, 19153445; Product type e : enzyme) produces the protein MGWNRWAEGSCLMAMGDTKVLVTATVESRVPPFLRGTGQGWVTAEYGMLPRATADRTPREAQRGRQGGRTVEIQRLIGRSLRGMVDLVALGERTVLLDCDVLQADGGTRTCAVNAAVVATAQALARVHAQQPFAAPPLRDWLGAISIGWGPEGPLLDLDYEEDSRIAVDLNLVMTAGGRIVEIQGTGEREGIDRAALLALLDAGEHGIERVMARTRAAAGEVEGLAAVLGPGQPQSR